GACCCCTGGTCCATGTAGCATGCTGCTGTGCCAACATCCTCTGTCATCTGTTCACAAAGTACCGACAGAACGAAGCAAAACGAcgagaggtgagagaagagaaagaCTGATGTTTGAATCATCTCAGTAGAGGTGGAATAGATAATTGTTCATTTTGTTAGAATTATGGTTGCATCTCAATACTGTGCAGAGGCCTCCTCTTATTGTCTCCATTACCTTCATCTGAATCTTCTGTGTTAGTATATAGTGATCTACCCATCTGTCCTAGGTGTTATCTGCAGCTGCAGCAGTGGGCGTGTCTGTGGCCTTTGGCGCACCTATAGGAGGAGTGCTGTTCAGTCTGGAGGAGGTAAGGGAACCCATGTCCAACTCTTAACCTGAATTAGAAAATTAAAACAATCAGGTATAAGCCCGGAGATTTCACCAATGTTACTGTAAGTAAGAGACTTACTACTGAGTGAAACTAGTCCTTTTGACCGTGAAGGAGacttccttctctcttctccctctgcccAGGTGAGCTACTACTTCCCTCTGAAGACTCTGTGGAGGTCGTTCTTCGCTGCGTTGGTGGCAGCCTTCACTCTCCGTTCCATCAACCCGTTCGGTAACAGCCGACTGGTCTTGTTCTACGTAGAGTTCCATACCCCCTGGCACATGGTGGAGCTGGTCCCGTTCATCCTGCTGGGCATCTTCGGTGGCCTCTGGGGGGCGCTCTTCATCAGGGCTAATATCGCCTGGTGCAGAAGGCGTgagtaggagggagggatgagagagagactacttATAATGAATgagcctgtttctctcctgttccagTTTTGATTGAATGATTTATTAATTGTCACAATAATGAAGTGATGGACTTCCTCTTCTCCCCAGGTAAGACCACTCGTCTGGGCCACTACCCGGTGCTGGAGGTCTTGGTGGTAACTGGAATCacagccctcctctccttcccgaACAGTTACACCAGGATGAGTGGGTCAGAACTGATCTCAGAACTGTTTAATGATTGTTCTCTACTGGATTCCTCACAGCTGTGTGACTACAACAGCTCTGAGAACAGGTACTAACtgggggagggagtgtgtgttttAAACGTTTTCAACTAATATTTACTTATTTAATTCCTTCAGGTCTGACTCTGGTGTGTTTAGTGCCAGCCTCACTGATAGGGCGTTCAGTAACACACTCCCTGATAGGCCAGCTGGACCAGGTGTGTACACAGCGCTATGGCAACTGTCTCTGGCACTCTTCTTCAAGATGCTGGTCACTGTGGTTACCTTCGGCATGAAGGTAGGTGTGGGATAAGTGGGTTGTGTGAtgatgatacattttttttaaaatcttgttttacttatatttatttattttacccccttttttccccaatttcgtggtatccaattgttgtagctactatcttgtctcatcgctacaactcccgtacggggtcggaagagacgaaggttgaaagtcatgcgtcctccgaaacgcaACCCAACCAAGTTACTACTTCTTaacttcttaacacagcgcgcatccaacctggaagccaatgtgtcggaggaaacacctggtGACCTTGGTTGGCGagcactgcgcccggccctccACAGGAGCTGCGCGATGAGACGAGGATATCTgtcgcgacagagcctgggctcgaacccagagtctctggtggcctTAAACCACTGTGTCCGGCCCTCCACAGGAGCTGCGCAATGAGACGAGGATATCTGtcgtgacagagcctgggctcgaacccagagtctctggtggcctTAAACCACTGTGTCCGGCCCTCCACAGGAGCTGCACAATGAGACGAGGATATCTGtcgtgacagagcctgggctcgaacccagagtctctggtggcctTAAACCACttcgccacccgggaggcccggtTTACATATTTTTGATAAAATTAATCTGTGATATATTCTCTAATAACCTTGTCCgagccagaacggcccatagtgtaggagcctatctcctgtttctgtagtgaggcagcttgtTGTACAAGTACACCCCGTGGCTAGGACACTAGTAACAGCAAAAAGGACAATGATTATTAAGGACAATTGGTTCTATGCTCATCTCTCCAGGTCCCTTCCGGTCTCTTCATCCCCAGTATGGCTGTAGGGGCGATAGCAGGCAGACTGCTGGGAGTTGCAATGGAACAGATGGCGTTGAACCATCATGACTGGCTCATCGTCAAGGGCTGGTGCTCATCAGGGGCGGACTGTATCACACCAGGGCTCTACGCTATGGTGGGGGCGGCTGCATGTCTAGGTGAGGAGGTCACTAGGGTACTATGGTGGGGCGGCTGCATGTCTAGGTGAGGAGGTCACTAGGGTACTATGGTGGGGCGGCTGCATGTCTAGGTGAGGAGGTCACTAGGGTACTATGGTGGGACGGCTGCATGTCTAGGTGAGGAGGTCACTAGGGTACTATGGTGGGGGCAGCTGTATGTCTAGGTGAGGAGGTCACTACAGTACTATGGTGGGGCGGCTGCATGTCTAGGTGAGGAGGTCACTAGGGTACTATGGTGGGGCGGCTGCATGTCTAGGTGAGGAGGTCACTAGGGTACTATGGTGGGACGGCTGCATGTCTAGGTGAGGAGGTCACTAGGGTACTATGGTGGGGCGGCTGCATGTCTAGGTGAGGAGGTCACTAGGGTACTATGGTGGGGCGGCTGCATGTCTAGGTGAGGAGGTCACTACGGTACTATGGTGGGGCGGCTGCATGTCTAGGTGAGGAGGTCACTACGGTACTATGGTGGGGCGGCTGCATGTCTAGGTGAGGAGGTCACTACGGTACTATGGTGGGGCGGCTGCATGTCTAGGTGAGGAGGTCACTAGGGTACTATGGTGGGGCGGCTGCATGTCTAGGTGAGGAGGTCACTAGGGTACTATGGTGGGACGGCTGCATGTCTAGGTGAGGAGGTCACTAGGGTACTATGGTGGGGCGGCTGCATGTCTAGGTGAGGAGGTCACTAGGGTACTATGGTGGGGCGGCTGCATGTCTAGGTGAGGAGGTCACTAGGGTACTATGGTGGGGCGGCTGCATGTCTAGGTGAGGAGGTCACTTGGGTACTACGGTTGGGTTAGACCACTACGGTGTATCTTAGTAGTTCAAATCACACTTCTATAGTGCTCCTTTTTAGTATGTAGTCGTCAGAAGTGTCTTCACTAACTTGTCCCCCAAGATActgtcccatccctccctccctgtctttgaCGAAtaccgtctccctccctccaggtggtGTCACCCGTATGACCATATCGCTGGTGGTCATCATGTTTGAGCTGACGGGCGGTCTGGAGTACATTGTTCCTCTGATGGCTGCGATCATGACCTCTAAGTGGGTAGCGGATGCGTTGGGGCGTGAGGGGATCTACGAAGCCCACATCAGACTCAACGGTTACCCCTTCCTGGAAACCAAAGAGGAGTATGGGCACAAGGTCTTTATGTTTATTTACTTTTGTCAGGGAGCATGAGTCACAGATTCTTGCTCCTAATTCTCATCCTAACAAAGTGAGATTGCTTTATGTTGGAAAAGTAGCCTTTTTCTTGTCTTTCATTTAGCCTATATAGAGCTTTGAGGTTCCTCTGATCCTGTCTTAACTCCTCTCAGACCCTGGCTCAGGATGTGATGCGCCCTCGGCAGTCGGACCCTCTCCTAGTCGTGCTCACTCAGGAGGGTATGAgtgtaggggagatagaaggggtGATAGCAGACACTGACTACAGTGGCTTCCCTGTGGTGGTGTCACAGGAGTCTCAGAGACTAGTGGGTTTCGTACTGAGGAGGGACCTGGTCATATCTCTAGGTGAGTATCTCTGTCTATATGTGactatctgtgtctctgtgtctctctctcttctctctctctctctctctctctatctctctctgtgtctgtctgtctctgtttgcaTAGTGTGTTTGCCAATCAGTgccacagggtgtgtgtgtgtttgccaatGGACATAGTTGCCAATAAGGTGTATCAAGGTTAGTCTGTGTCTGACCTGTACCTGCTGACGTGTGTCTGGTAATGTGTgatcatcaggtctgtctgtctgaggccCATTATAAATTACAAGTCAGTGTGTGTTTTGCATATCgctgtgtgtacaaaacattaagaacaccgtcctaatattgagttgcaccccccccccccctctacaaggtgtggaaagcgttccacagggaaactggaccatgttgactccaatgcttcccacagttgtatcaagctggctggatgtcctttgggtggtggacctttcttgatacacacaggaaactgttgagtgtgaaaaacccagcagtgttgcagttcttaacaccagctggtgcgcctggcacctactgccaAACCTCATTGAAAGACACTTCAGTATTtggtcttgtccattcaccctctgaatggcacacaaacacaatccacgtctcaaaggcttaaaaatccttctttaacccgtctcctccccttcatctacactgattgtagtgggtttaacaagtgacatcaataagggatcatatctttcacctggtcagtctgtcatggaaagatcaGGTGTTCATAATGTCTTGTCCACCCAGTGTATAGTTGTGTGCAGCTATGAATAACTCCTCCCGcgttgcctgcctccctccctccctctactcccccgCTAGACAACGCCCGTAAGCGACAGGAGGGGGTGGTCAGTGCCTCGTTAGTGTTCTTCTTGGAACACGTGCCCCCCCAGCCCTTCTCCGGTCCCCCTGTCGTCAAACTACgaggtaagaacacacacacgcactgaccGTATGTTTCTATGTGACGGTATGTTTGCATGTTATTGTGTTCTATGCTGTAGGTATCCTGGACCTTAGTCCCTTCACTGTGACAGACCACACCCCCATGGCAATAGCTGTGGACATCTTCAGGAAGCTGGGACTCAGACAGTGTCTGGTTACACACAATGGGTGAGTAGGAAAGTAGTGGTTACTGTACAGCCTGGTCCTAAATCAACCCCAACATCCTAGGCCCTTTGCATACGTAGGGATTTGGGCAAGTTGAAGCTATTGTTGGGGTTGAGGCCGTTTGCTAGTTTAAACTGCCCAGCTCTTGGTTCTACCTCTTCCATTTTTCGGCATTGGGAGGTGGTAACATTTGGAGGTGTTACCACGGCTTGGACCAATCAAAGTCCACTTGATACCCTCGTCATTTTCATCACCAGATCCGAGGCTTTCTATTCCTCCAACCCCAGTCAATCAACGGTGAGGGGTTGTTTCTATTGCCATTTTAAAGACAGAGACTCAGAAATACGCCATGAAAACTAGAAAGGATTGTCTTTGGGGAGGGTAGATTTGGAAATTCAGTCTGTTCGCTTTGTAAATTAATAAATATATAGACCCAATGTAGTTTAGTTTTCCGTGGATTTCATTTAGAAAAGCCCCATGTTGTCACACAGGAGCCTGTAGCCACTAGCTAGTATGTCAGTTGACCTTGGAACTTAGAGTTCTATTGAGCAACGACCTCTTGTGATGATGACCGTGGTCATAATGACATTCTATTCACTCTAATCATTCTACTCTCTGACTAAATATTCTGGAACTTGTCAACCATATATAGTGGAGACAAAGGTTTTGGCTGGGTATTCTTTTTTTTAATGCAATTCTGTCTTGAATTAAGATAGAATGCAATAAAAATTGTATGTTAGTAAAAAAATATGGGTTCACACCCTTGTGTGTGAAGACATGTCCAATTCCAGGGAATGACTGACAGTAGATCTCTAGCTCTGCCAACTTGCATCACTCCACCACTAGAGGCCAGAGAACAAACACTCATACATATCCCACTCCTCCcctcaatcaatcagtcaatcagtggtatttataaagcccttctaacatcagctgatgtcacaaagtcaTGTACAGAaaacagcctaaaaccccaaacagcaatgcaggtgtagaagcacggtggctaggaaaaactccctagaaaggccagaacctaggaagaaacaggctatgaggggaggccagtcctcttctggctgtgccgggtgaagattataacagaacatggccaagatgttcaaacgttcatagatgacctgcaggttcaaataacaataatcacagtggttgtagagggtgcaacaggtcagcacctcaggagtaaatgtcagttggcttttcgtaGCCAATCATTAAGAggatctctaccgctcctgctgagagttgaaaacagcaggtctgggacaggtagcacatccagtgaacaggtcagggtttcatagcacgaccaggtggactggggacagcaaggagtcatcaggccagttaGTCCTGAGGCATTATCCTAGCGCTCAGAGAGAGAAACTTAAATtcacactggataagacaggagaaatccTCCagctataacagactgaccctagccccccgacacaaactactgcagcataaatactggaggctgagacaggagggatcgggagacactgtggccccgtccgacaatatccccggacagggccaaacaggcaggatataacgcCACCCACTAGagtgatatcttcaaccaccaacttactatcctgaggcaaggccgagtatagcccacgaagaccTCCCCATGGTACAAACccgagggggtgggggggtgagacaacccagacaggaagattatgtcagtgactcaacccactcaagtgacacacccctcctagggatagcatggaagagcaccagtaagccagtgactcagcccccgggttagaggcagagaatcccagtggagagaggggaaccggccaggcagagacagcaagggcggttcgttgctccagtgcctttccgttcaccttcatactcctgggccagacaacaCGCAACCATAGGaactactgaagagatgagtcttcaataaggACTTAAAGGTCTAGttagaccattccataaaaatggagctctataggagaaagccctgcctccagctgtttgcttagaaattctagggacagtaaggaggcctgcgtcttgtgaccgtagcgtacgtgtaggtatgtacgacaggaccaaatcagagagatgggtaggagcaagcccatgtaatgctttgtaggttagcagtaaaaccttgaaatcagcccttgccttaacaggaagccagtgtagggaggctagcactggagtaatatgatcaaattttttggttctagtcaagattctagcagccgtgtttagcactaactgaagtttatttagtgatttatccgggtagccggaaagttgagcattgcagtagtctaacctagaagtgacacaAGCATGGATACATtattctgcataatttttggacaaagtttctgatttttcaatgttacgtagatggaaaaaatctgtccttgaaacagtcttgatatgttcgtcaaaagagagatcagggtccagagtaacgccgaggtccttcagttttatttgagacgactgtacaaccatcaagattaattgtcagatccaacagaagatatctttgtttcttgggacctagaactagcatctttgttttgtctgagtttaaaagtaaaacatttgccaccatccacttccttatgtctgaaacacaggtttcAAGGGAGGGCAATTCAGGGGCTTCACCaggtttcatcgaaatgtacagctgtgtgtcatccgtatagcagtgaaagttaacattatgacatcaccaagaggtaaaaaaaaatatatatatatccttacTGTCGCAGAGCAACAGTTCTTTCAAACATTTTTTAGAGGAATGAGAGATTCAATataggctttaaaaaaaaaatatatatatatattttctgggtcaaggtttggctttttcaagagaggctttattactgccacttttagtgagtttggtaagcatccggtggatagagagccgtttattatgttcaacataggagggccaagcacaggaagcagctctttcagtagtttagttggaatagggtccagtatgcagcttgaaggtttagaggccatgattattttcatcattgtgtcaagagatatagtattaaaacacttgagtgtctctcttgatcctaggtcctggcagagttgtgcagactcaggacaactgagctttggaggaatacgcagatttaaagaagagtctgtaatttgctttctaatgatcataatCTTTTCGTCAGaggttcatgaatttatcactgctgaagtgaaagccatcctctcttggggaatgctgctttttagttagctttgtgacagtatcaaaaatacatttcggattgttcttattttcctcaattaagttggaaaaaatATGATGATCGagtagcagtgagggctcttcgatacggcacggtactgtctttccaagctagtcggaagacttccagtttggtgtagcagcagtgagggctcttcgatactgcatggtactgtctttccaagctagtcggaagacttccagtttggtgtggcgccatttccgttccaattgtctggaagcttgcttcaggtcTCGGGTATttactgtataccagggagctagtttcttatttattttacctttttatttaactaggcaagtcagttagttacttatgacaaatgttatttgttttcagcggtgcgactgcatctagggtattgctcaaggttaaattgagtccctcaggtggttaactgattgTTGTACTcagacgtccttgggtaggtggagggagtctggaagggcatctaggcaTCTTTGGGTTTTCCaagaatttatagcacggcttTTGATAATCCTtgtttggggtctgagcagattatttgttgtgtttgcgaacgtaataaaatggtggtccgatagtccaggattatgaggaaaaacatttagatccacaatatttattccatgggacaaaactaggtccagagtgtgactgtgacagtgagtaggtccagagacatgttggacaaaacccactaagttgatgatggctccgaaagccttttggagtgggtctgtggacttttccatgtgaatattaaagtcaccaaaaatgtgaatattttctgccaaggtctgataggaattcagggaactcagtgaggaacgctgtagatgccccaggaggcctgtaaacattAACTATAAAAATGcgtgggggatatggtcactagtgtaaccaggaggtgaggcctcatttaacacagtgaattcatcaggcttaagccatgtgtCAGTCAGgacaatcacatcaagattatgaacagtgattagttcattgactataactgccttggaagtgagggatctaacattaagtcgTCCTATtttgaaatgtgaaatgtcacgatctctttcaataatgacaggaaaggaggaggtctttattccagtgagattgctaaggcgaacaccgccatgtttagttttgcccaacctagatcgaggcacacacagcctctctgtctcgctctctgtctgtctctctgtctctccatctgtctgtctctgtcactctcctctcttctcttgatTTAAATTGAAGAATGCTGTATTGGCTGGAAGTTGTCTCTTTGTAAACACATTATTAATTTGTAATGGTaaactctctcttctccctctctcctctctctgtattcctctatCTCAGGAGGTTGCTGGGAATCATCACTAAGAAAGACATTCTGAAGCACATGGCTCAGATGTCCAACAGAGACCCAGACTCTATCCTCTTCAACTGAGACCCAGACTCTATCCTCTTCAACTGAAACCCAGACTCTATCCTCTTCAACTGAAACCCAGACTCTATCCTCTTCAACTGAGACCCAGACTCTATCCTCTTCAACTGAGACCCAGACTCTATCCTCTTCAACTGAGACCCAGACTCTGTCCTCTTCAACTGAGACCCAGACTCTGTCCTCTTCAACTGAGACCCAGACTCTGTCCTCTTCAACTGAGACCCAGACTCTGTCCTCTTCAACTGAGACCCAGACTCTGCCCTCTTCAACTGAGACCCAGACTCTGCCCTCTTCAACTGAGACCCAGACTCTGCCCTCTTCAACTGAGACCCAGACTCTGCCCTCTTCAACTGAGACCCAGACTCTGCCCTCTTCAACTGAGACCCAGACTCTGCCCTCTTCAACGGAGACCCAGACTCTGCCCCCTTCAACGGAGACCCAGACTCTGCCCTCTTCAACGGAGACCCAGACTCTGCCCTCTTCAACGGAGACCCAGACTCTGCCCTCTTCAACGGAGACCCAGACTCTGCCCTCTTCAACGGAGAGGACAGTCTGGGTCAGACTCCTGCCCTCTAAAGAAGAGGGCTGGTGGGTACAGTATTATGGACACATTTATACAAAGAGGATGGAAAAATAGGAGAGAACACACTGAGAAGGAAAATGACTGGGCGGCAGGAATCCTAGCGGATAAGAGTGTTGGACCAGAAAGGCCAACAGGTCGCTGTAGGATCCATCTGGATCGCTGTAGGATCCATCTCCGGTAGTTAAAACTGAGTCTCCTCCATGTTGTCTTGTCTCTGCTTGTTAGATACAGATGTCtgcccattgtgtgtgtgtgtgtgtgtgtgcgcgcagtgCATATCACTGAGATAAAGCTAGAACACAAAAGGGAAACATCGACGTGTAGAATTCCTCCTAAAATAGCCCCCATTACCACATGGGTGTGTTACCATGACAACCCGGTTGTTCATCACTTTGATGTGCGACAGGCGTGGGAAGAGGTTGACGACACACGGGCTATTAGAATAGAATGCTTTTAGCTACAGgatattagagagagggggatcccAAGACGCTTCACATGGAGATCAGGTTACAGAGCTGCTCAAAGTCACACATTCCTCAAACACCAGCACATCAGACgacacgtgtctgtgtgtgtgttgggttcagTGGTAGTCAGAGCAGGCCCCCTTGATTCACGTTGAGTCACATAGGGGTGGATTGGCCTCTTTCAAGGTCTTTCTTTAggcccctttgtgtgtgtgtgtgtcctagggAATATTTTACAGACATGGGAATTTGCCAAAATGGACTCTCACGTTTCTGAGAGTTGTACATAAACTATATTGCCTTTCCAAGTTTGAAGTTGTTGGTTTAAATAGGACTTTGGGACTTTGAGTTTAATCTCGTCTCTCTTTCTGATTCTGAAATATTTTTTTAGGGAtcgtgaatctgtgtgtgtgtgatgagctCATGGGAAGCATTGTGTTTATAATCAACAATGGTGATCAGATTGTCATAACCATCTCCttatgtctgtgtcccaaatgacaccctactctctctatagttcactacttttgaccagggcttatAGTGGATAGGGCATCGTTTGGGACGCGTCCCATTCATATGGCCCTGGAGGACCAAATGACCATCTTCATATTCCTCTTTTTATTGCAGTGGGTTTTTTTCCCTGGTCTTCTCATTTTTATAGAAATGTTGTCATCCCATCCGCCTATCCACCCTCTCCATTCTCTGTCCTTAGACAACCCCTCCCTCTTCTGTCCCCACAGTCTCGCTCTCTCACATATTCCAAATATGATGTCACAATGCTGCCTGTCGAGCCGCGTGAGGTGTAGTCTAgaagggatacagcttttgtcaaaatTGACTTTTTCGCAGCAGGTTTACTATAACTTACGCAGCGGATCAGGAAAAATAGGTTAcagttaggagaattaggttacggttaggagaattaggttaaggttagctaaaatgctaaagaaAATCTACTTGATgtcaatttgacaaaagctgtatcccgTCTAGACATGACCGCCGCGTGACCTTTCTCTCTTGTCTTGTAACAGGAAGTGCAATAAGGTGTGGTCTAGTTTGTGCCGGGCCCTGGCCAGTTTCTTTATTTCTCCATGCTGTAGGGACcacttcctatgctactgccagCCTTTGTCTGCTAGTTGGGGTTTAAAAGCACTATTGCTGAGACTACTTACAATGAGCACCTCTGGCAGTTCCTAAGAAGCCGATCAGAAATGAAATGATTTGTCATTCTGAACGTGGAATGTTGTATTGTTGCCATACCCGATGAGGGATTCCCATATTTGTTCCCCTCCCAGAATTCTAGAAGAGTCTAAATTCCCCCTGAAGTCTGGGCAGTGGGCTctgagaggctgtgtgtgtgtgtgtgtgtgtgtgtgtgtgtgtgtttttctctgtCTGGCACCCAATTGGTCTATCCTGGCTGTTGTTGATTAATGTCTTACACCTCGCCACAGACAGGGGTTTTAGGGGGTGAGGAGGTGTGAAAGCTCATTAGAAGCACATTTCCTGACTGCCTCTTAGAGCAACACAGACCTGTAGACTGATCACTATGGAGGTAATGCCAACACTGTTGATACGACGACGACGACGGGGGGGGTGACAGGATGGGAGGTTGTGAAAAGAGGGGGATTTAAAGGAGGGATTAGTCTTTGTTCACACTCCTGAGAAAATACTGAACAAAGGAGAGATGGAAAGTTGAGTCAAACAAGGCCCTGTAGCCTTCACTGTCACCCCATCATACCACACTTCAGGACATGGACACGTAATTACGCTGTTCAATGTCTTACATGTAATTGATATGCCTTGATTCAACTTTGTGGCTCATGTAAATTGTCACTTGGAGATCAGAATTCCTCAAGCTCAGTTGAAGTTGGCTGTTATACGGAACAATACCAAGAATTTACCAAAATACTTGGCAGTAAGTGTAGGAACTATTTTTTTGTCTATGTTCTAGAACTGTCTAAATACTCCGAGGATTCTATTTGACCCCTCCCTAGATGACTACACGGTGAAACCATGCACAATATACTAGAAGACCATCTGGCTTAAGGACAATCAATCCTTTTTTCTAAAGGGCGAGTCCATTCTGTGTGACCTATTTCTatgtctgttgctctgtgtgtaatATAGATGAGTCCATTCGGTGTGTGTGCGCTCTGTCCAGATGTGTGTCATATAGATGGTGGTATTTGTTATTGACTCTCTTAGACAGGGTTGGTATGAAAGGAGAGGTAcacactctggctctctctctttttcctatCCTTGCAGGGACCAAATAATTGACTCTCATTCAAAATTCTATTTTCCATAACCCCTGAGCCTAAAATAGTATTTTTCCTTGTgtggacttctggtccccacaaggataataACACCAAAGCACACCACTCTTTATTTACCCTTCAGAGAGGTCAGGGGGTTAGATCCAACAATTACATTAAGGAAAACTCTTGATGTACAAGACTGTGGACCAAAGAGAGCCCACCCTGGGTCTCGTCCATCCCATCAATCACTAGGGGCGGGCCCAAATCCCCAAGACACACATTTTCCCCAGAA
Above is a genomic segment from Oncorhynchus masou masou isolate Uvic2021 chromosome 23, UVic_Omas_1.1, whole genome shotgun sequence containing:
- the LOC135510294 gene encoding H(+)/Cl(-) exchange transporter 5-like isoform X2, with amino-acid sequence MDNAGFCNETYESLHNPASDDELVDIAGATLDFSNTEDVPPLDPEYGSGYGTTGYSNGMTGNGKLMDLLDEPVPGVGTYEDFNTIDWVREKSKDRDRHREITSKSEQSTWALLHSISDAFSGWLLMLLIGLLSGALAGCIDISAHWLTDLKEGVCLSGFWFNHEHCCWGSNQTTFQERDKCPQWQSWAELLGGSSEGAAAYIVNYLMFMLCALLFSFLAVILVRAFAPYACGSGIPEIKTILSGFIIRGYLGKWTLIVKTITLVLAVSSGLSLGKEGPLVHVACCCANILCHLFTKYRQNEAKRREVLSAAAAVGVSVAFGAPIGGVLFSLEEVSYYFPLKTLWRSFFAALVAAFTLRSINPFGNSRLVLFYVEFHTPWHMVELVPFILLGIFGGLWGALFIRANIAWCRRRKTTRLGHYPVLEVLVVTGITALLSFPNSYTRMSGSELISELFNDCSLLDSSQLCDYNSSENRSDSGVFSASLTDRAFSNTLPDRPAGPGVYTALWQLSLALFFKMLVTVVTFGMKVPSGLFIPSMAVGAIAGRLLGVAMEQMALNHHDWLIVKGWCSSGADCITPGLYAMVGAAACLGGVTRMTISLVVIMFELTGGLEYIVPLMAAIMTSKWVADALGREGIYEAHIRLNGYPFLETKEEYGHKTLAQDVMRPRQSDPLLVVLTQEGMSVGEIEGVIADTDYSGFPVVVSQESQRLVGFVLRRDLVISLDNARKRQEGVVSASLVFFLEHVPPQPFSGPPVVKLRGILDLSPFTVTDHTPMAIAVDIFRKLGLRQCLVTHNGRLLGIITKKDILKHMAQMSNRDPDSILFN
- the LOC135510294 gene encoding H(+)/Cl(-) exchange transporter 5-like isoform X1 → MFRYWKNLFIKYTSNNDRGARMDNAGFCNETYESLHNPASDDELVDIAGATLDFSNTEDVPPLDPEYGSGYGTTGYSNGMTGNGKLMDLLDEPVPGVGTYEDFNTIDWVREKSKDRDRHREITSKSEQSTWALLHSISDAFSGWLLMLLIGLLSGALAGCIDISAHWLTDLKEGVCLSGFWFNHEHCCWGSNQTTFQERDKCPQWQSWAELLGGSSEGAAAYIVNYLMFMLCALLFSFLAVILVRAFAPYACGSGIPEIKTILSGFIIRGYLGKWTLIVKTITLVLAVSSGLSLGKEGPLVHVACCCANILCHLFTKYRQNEAKRREVLSAAAAVGVSVAFGAPIGGVLFSLEEVSYYFPLKTLWRSFFAALVAAFTLRSINPFGNSRLVLFYVEFHTPWHMVELVPFILLGIFGGLWGALFIRANIAWCRRRKTTRLGHYPVLEVLVVTGITALLSFPNSYTRMSGSELISELFNDCSLLDSSQLCDYNSSENRSDSGVFSASLTDRAFSNTLPDRPAGPGVYTALWQLSLALFFKMLVTVVTFGMKVPSGLFIPSMAVGAIAGRLLGVAMEQMALNHHDWLIVKGWCSSGADCITPGLYAMVGAAACLGGVTRMTISLVVIMFELTGGLEYIVPLMAAIMTSKWVADALGREGIYEAHIRLNGYPFLETKEEYGHKTLAQDVMRPRQSDPLLVVLTQEGMSVGEIEGVIADTDYSGFPVVVSQESQRLVGFVLRRDLVISLDNARKRQEGVVSASLVFFLEHVPPQPFSGPPVVKLRGILDLSPFTVTDHTPMAIAVDIFRKLGLRQCLVTHNGRLLGIITKKDILKHMAQMSNRDPDSILFN